The following are encoded together in the Onychostoma macrolepis isolate SWU-2019 chromosome 03, ASM1243209v1, whole genome shotgun sequence genome:
- the LOC131537097 gene encoding uncharacterized protein LOC131537097, producing the protein MASKIVQAGSKRPRDPSTQGLQVKFLINIPLKVDSEVEAQKTCCYLLDRLLIDGFKEEDRKFMKDKNGKEMLEDVAVIFGLNGKHTPELVQILKNLESFRYDCKSRYSIITYTWGSGGTIASDATETPYQDIREHLKNNAAATKLVQELRGNDRSCLVYFSFVDSDTFRFNFIYSEYLKIVSKELKKDPPIPPTVMSTGYEFTHEDNYHIASDLDRQIRTALAEVNPLFVYYPEPNFCVLVDDQENTIKESFIKRGRSKGKYKMESSVLIRQVKERVNFKAVFSNKNPIIILAPIRFKLSGEGLKTSQSTLNERNLAIGIYCNGVLKCKETYNGVNLPNDPQVQKGVYYKNLNFIKDLYKCDDKNFEELSKKNPFTINESDATELVEAIREARECRKLFEELNEKFKNY; encoded by the exons ATGGCAAGCAAAATTGTACAAGCAGGCAGCAAGAGGCCGAGAGACCCCTCTACTCAG GGTTTACAGGTCAAGTTTTTGATAAATATACCTTTGAAGGTGGATTCAGAGGTTGAGGCACAGAAAACGTGTTGCTATCTACTCGATCGTCTACTAATTGATGGCTTTAAAGAAGAGGATAGGAAATTTATGAAGGATAAGAATGGCAAAGAGATGCTGGAAGATGTAGCAGTGATTTTTGGCCTGAATGGAAAACACACCCCAGAACTAGTTCAAATCCTGAAGAATCTCGAGAGCTTCAGGTACGATTGTAAAAGCAGGTATTCTATAATCACATACACCTGGGGAAGCGGTGGAACAATAGCAAGTGATGCGACTGAAACGCCATACCAGGATATTCGAGAGCATCTGAAAAACAACGCTGCTGCAACAAAACTTGTGCAGGAGTTGAGGGGAAATGATAGAAGCTGTCTGGTTTACTTCAGTTTCGTTGATAGCGACACTTTCAGGTTCAACTTTATCTATAGTGAATACTTAAAAATTGTGAGCAAGGAGCTGAAAAAAGATCCACCCATCCCGCCCACTGTTATGTCGACTGGTTATGAGTTCACCCATGAGGATAATTATCACATTGCAAGTGACCTGGACCGCCAGATTCGTACAGCCTTAGCAGAGGTCAACCCTCTCTTCGTGTATTACCCAGAACCCAACTTCTGCGTTCTAGTGGATGACCAAGAGAACACCATAAAGGAAAGTTTCATCAAGAGAGGAAGGAGCAAAGGCAAGTACAAAATGGAGTCATCAGTTCTGATCAGGCAGGTCAAGGAACGTGTCAATTTCAAAGCTGTGTTTTCCAACAAAAACCCCATCATCATCCTTGCTCCAATAAGATTTAAGCTAAGTGGTGAAGGCCTGAAGACCAGCCAGTCAACTCTGAATGAGAGGAATTTGGCAATTGGTATATACTGTAATGGGGTGCTCAAATGTAAGGAAACATATAATGGGGTGAATTTACCAAATGACCCCCAAGTGCAAAAAGGAGTATAttataaaaacttaaactttATCAAGGACTTGTATAAATGTGATGACAAGAACTTTGAAGAGCTGAGTAAAAAAAACCCGTTCACAATCAATGAAAGCGACGCAACAGAACTAGTCGAAGCTATTAGAGAAGCAAGAGAATGCAGAAAGCTTTTTGAAGAACTTAATGAAAAGTTCAAAAACTATTAG